TGCACTATGTATAAAGTATACAGGTACACATATTAACTCTTGCAAGTTTTTTAGTAATATTTAGTCTCAAAGTTTACTTCTATTCATTAATCGCGGTAAAAGTGTTAGAAAAACTATCGAAGTAAAttatattccctctgttttttaaagatgtatgttttagagttttcacacatattaagaaaacacattaatcatgcattgtttttaaaaattatcaaattttaatacattttaaccaatagtctttcaataaattcaattaattttattgaaaattacaatttttatatagaaaacataaaaaatacatctttttgaaacaaatattttttccagaatatgcatcttttaaaaacagagagagtaatCTACGGTTTCTTTTTGTGCCGACCTTGAAGCAAACACAATAAGTATAGAATTCTTCATGAGAAAAAAGTGAATACCTTTAGTTTCTTCCTTGTGAccagaagaaacaaagaaaagttttttttttccttctttttccaCGGTATGTCTCTATATAACACAATTCTTCGAGCCAAGATGTCATTAAACTTGTGTACCTCCTTCAAGCTACATTCtattcttcattttctttttcactaTTTATGGTTATACATATCCTTCAAGCTTCCTTGGGGTTATTATCCCCATGAACACAACTCCGGTAAGTGGTCAAACCAcctgtcatatttgaatatttattctgaattttctatatatatacttatgaCTTGTAGATTGTGTGTAATTGTGTATTTTACTATTGTACAtgtttataaatacataattcaAGCATAATTGTCCACAATATGATGAAATTCAAGAATCTtgattttttaactttaaaatggAGCACTTCTTAAGAATAAATTGAGTTGTCTATATAGTTCAGTGAGAGTATgacaaaataatttgaaatttctcTTTCTGTGGGCATATGTGTACATATTTAACTCGAATAATATATTAAACGGAAATAATAATAGACAATTGTCTACTAAAAACATTGGAGTTACATTTAGATTTAGAGTATATATGGTTAATCATATCCAATACACGTATATATGCATCGATACGCCATGTAAAATATGCTTATAACATAAGTTGAATAATGTAGTAAGAATCAATCAAAGCAAATATAAATCTGTACCATCGTCATCGTCATCTACACTTGATTAGTGTTCGCGTGTacgtatataaatatatgtatatatgcattATATGTAAAGTCTTCTCTTTCTGCTTACTTCCATAGATCATTCTGACAACTCGAAGATGTAGAAGCAGCATATTCTTCTCCCATGTCTGAAACCCTCTTCTGatctttttcttcatcaacTTGGTACTCCACGTTGCTTGTGTCCTTGGCATTTTTCTGTAGAGAAGCAGAAGTTGTGGCCGCATCCTCGTTGCTGAGCTGAGAAGCAACAAATTTATCGAGAACTCTCCAGTCTGTGACTTGATCCACCCCTTGCTCGTTCTCGCTATTCGTGTATAGAGTGCTGAAACTCTGATTCCCTTGATTCAGCTGTTCTTCATGCGTGAGATTCGACTGCTGCAAGTTAGCAACCTCACTCGAATTATTATCGTTGTTGCTTGTTCCGTAAGGAAGAGAGTTGCTATTATTAGCTTGTTGGACATCAGGGCTTTCAAGCTGAGGAAGTTGGAATAATGATAAAGGGGATTCATGAAAAAGATCATGTTGTTGTACCAGGTGGTTGTATTGTAGCTCTAGCTCTTGCTTGCATTGCAAGTTAGCATTATTGAGAGCGTAAACAGATGAATTGAAGCCATATGGAAACTGCTGTTGGTGCTCTTGCTGGTGCTGGTGCTGCTGTTGATTGGGAAGGATTCGCCGTAGACCGCTTGTCTCAAGCTCAGAGGCCATAAAAGAGAGCTGATCGCCATACCAATGTGAAGGAGATGAGTCGTAATCTCCCATTCTTCTAACTGCAGCCAATCTCTTCTTGAAAACCCTACACACGACCCATCCTTCTTCCTACAACCAAATATCGTATAATGGGAGAGATTAGagtttgttatatataaaaaccaaataaattgTAAAGGGAAGTTATGTTGTAGGGTCGATATAGTACCTGAGGAGTTCCATTTTCATCGGTTTCTAAGCGGTATTCGTGCATGATCCAATCGGATTTTTGTCCATTTGGGGCTCTTCCCTTGTAAAACACAAGTGTTTTCCTCATGCCGATAAGACTATGCCTCAAATAGATAGCTTTATCTCTTCCAGTGGCTTTCCAAAACCCTACTTTTGTTGCTCTATTGGTTCGAGTCCCTGTGGGATACTTCTTGTCTTTATGGCTAAAGAAGTACCAATCACTCTGCTCTTCATGTCCAATTTTGCACAACTCTATTTTCACAAAGAAATGGAACTTCTCATAAAACGTTCcgtatgaaattaaaataaaggaATGAAGGCTATACAGATAATGGGATTTGGCAAACCTTGAAGATCCCATGGCTCAATCTTGTAAAGATCAATGTCCTTTATGAAATTGATTTCTATTCTGTTTGATGCAACTTTTTTTCTTAGGTAGTAGTCTACAAGTTCTTCGTCTGTTGGATGAAATCTAAAACCCGGGGGAACGTGAGAAAATGAATTCATCCTTTGTGATCGATTAATAACCTGCTTAtaagaaaacaacataaaatgaaaacaaaatcatgCAACTAAGAACACAAGGTATAATGTTATAGCTAGTTACATTTATTACATACTTATGTGATTTGGTTATGATTTAACGTCTATGCTTAGTTTATAAGAGGATAAATTATATTCAGAACTGACAGAACTACAGTCGTACATTTACTTATGACAAGAAATAGTTTTGTTACATATATGATAAATGAAGAAGACCCATCACACGGTAAACTATCTTTCTTCGAGAATGATtagattcatttttatttagGTCCGTGGTATAGAATTGAACTTtcccaaaaactaaaatcagttAAACAAACCGAATAATTCCCAGTTATCATATGATAATAGTAAAACGATTTAATTAGATTCATGCACTAGATCgagtaattaaaataaaattctgcTTAACTATTGCCtcacttttataatattatcttGGATATTTAATTGCATGTAAGTATTAACAAAACAAGTAAAGTtcagaagatgaagaggaaaaCAAACTGTAAATATTTGAATGAGGTTGATTTTCTAGATTGTCGTATAAAATCCtataaaattttctatttaacACAAATAAAAAGCTTTATATGTATTTTGCTTTGCTTGTAGCATCAGCAACACTGAGTATGATGGGATGAATAATATGATGACAATCAAGGTGATtgttgaagatgatgataaaGGATTAAAGATGATTCAAAAGGACATTTTTTTTTACCTAAACAAGGAAAAAAACTagcaaaattatttgtaaaggCAGGTGAGGATAGGGAAAAGAATAGACGGTTGACAGAGAATTAGGGTTTTACCCGAAGAAACTCTAGATGCAAGATGATTCAGCTGAAACCTTTTCAACAACTCCTAACAAAATTGTATGTTTTCGGCTATTGTATGTTCTTCTCATCAGAAGTCTGAACACTTCAGCACAAAActatcgagagagagagagagagagagagatcgaagGACCCTGAAAGTAGAATGGACAAGATTTGACAGTTCTCCTCGGGAATAGGTTATTGGAAAGAGATATTAGATCccgagagagagaagaaatgaTAGAAAGAATGGGAAAAGGAGAAAGACAGTAAGGTTATATAAAGAAGATCAATATATGAAGAAAAGAAGGAGAGCACAGACAACAAAAGATGACAATCGTGTCCTACtaatctattatattttattttcttcctcTCTCATTCTCTTTCCCTTTCCCTTTCCCTTTCCCTTTCCCTTTCCCTTTCCCTATCCCTATCAATCAAACTTTCCTTCTTCCtctcagagagagagacagagagacagagagagactTTATTTGTTGCAAAAGCTTTGGGAGATGAGAGAGGAGGATAAGAGGATAAAGTAAGatttaaagagagagagagagagaggtggcAACATCCATTACCACCCACCAGCTCTTGATGGATATGCTTGATCATAAATATTAAGGTTCTTTATTTGTTTGTCCTCGCATTAGGCTTATTTCCTTGGTTTCAGTTTCACATTTTTGTGTCCAGAATGTTATATCATTACTAAAACTAACTTAACTAGTTTTGAACCCGAAGATATATATTGCTAGTTTGATTGTATATGTTTTCGAGATATCTTTGTAGATATATCGATCTCTACATTTACATTCGAACTTTACTGCACAAAAACACTCAATGCTAAATGACAGTCATAGTCATGTTATGTACATATAATTCATAGTTTTTTccttatttcaaaaatttatgatgataatatatttgAAGGTTTGTCAAAAATATNNNNNNNNNNNNNNNNNNNNNNNNNNNNNNNNNNNNNNNNNNNNNNNNNNNNNNNNNNNNNNNNNNNNNNNNNNNNNNNNNNNNNNNNNNNNNNNNNNNNtgtcaaattatattatatttttaaaataaataaaataaaaacaaataaaaataatagtagtacaaaaatgatttttgaaaaaaatatttttaacatcgtcaaaaaacactaaaccctaaactctaaatcctaaaccctaaaatcctTGGGCATACGCTAAACCattggataatcttaaactctaaactctagtatatgcaaaaaaatatattttaatatcgtcatcaaaataataaaccctaaaccctaaactataaaccttaaacccttgggtaaattcTAAACACTTGGATattcctaaattttaaatcaaaaacactaaacactaaaatactaaatcttaaaaatactaaacccttaatTCTAATCtctaaactctttttaggattaagatttagtattttttaagatttagtgtttaatatttttaatttagagtttagtatttatccaagggtttaggatttaagtttagagtttagggtttagtgttttaatgacggagttaaaatatttttaaaaatctttttttttcatatattactatttttatttatttataacattttttatttaaaaatataatataactcgataatattttgtttacttttttaaaagatatcaattatgAAATGActaatttctattggttggttcACTCTAGAggtgaacccaaaaataaatcttttCACATTCTTCAGAGGCTAGGTAGTTTTACTTCAAAATGGAGTTCTTAAGGTATAATCCCAAATTGACACAACACATCGGTATAATTAGATTTCCAACCCCGATGAGGAATTTTCCTTGCAAAAAAATTGTACGACTTATCAGTTTAATAGACATGTTTTTCTTGCAGGATTTTGGAATTTTCTAGCATCTATCCATGagtgtttaaatattttaatagctaaaataattatatatgttttcgcTAATGTATGTGTGAAAATGTTTCCCAAGTTTCAACGACGTACTGAGGCAAAACCGCACATAGTTTTCTCTATGTGTTATTTACTATTGAACAATACATTCAAATCTTTTTGTActaaaaaaactattaataaaaattggttCCACTATATCAATATCATGTGATCATTTAACTAATTAACTAACCAACTAACaggataatatttttaaaatacatattaggTAAGTTCTGTAGAATATAGGTAAGTTTGTGTTTAGGTAAGTCCATCAAATATCGGATGGTTACGCGGCTGATGTTAGGGACTTCGGGCAAAAGATTTGGTGtctatttgaccaaaaaaaaaagatttggtttctaaaatatcatatactaaTAGAAGTGtaacacatattttattttttctgaacGCATGAAGTGTaatacagattaaaaaaaaacaaagtaaatagAGAAGAAACTGGAAATGTTAATGCCTTcagtcaataaaaaaaaagaaactggaAATGTTTCGTttcatatatactattattttgtttgcaaaaaaaaatatatact
The Raphanus sativus cultivar WK10039 chromosome 1, ASM80110v3, whole genome shotgun sequence DNA segment above includes these coding regions:
- the LOC130498711 gene encoding NAC domain-containing protein 7-like, coding for MNSFSHVPPGFRFHPTDEELVDYYLRKKVASNRIEINFIKDIDLYKIEPWDLQELCKIGHEEQSDWYFFSHKDKKYPTGTRTNRATKVGFWKATGRDKAIYLRHSLIGMRKTLVFYKGRAPNGQKSDWIMHEYRLETDENGTPQEEGWVVCRVFKKRLAAVRRMGDYDSSPSHWYGDQLSFMASELETSGLRRILPNQQQHQHQQEHQQQFPYGFNSSVYALNNANLQCKQELELQYNHLVQQHDLFHESPLSLFQLPQLESPDVQQANNSNSLPYGTSNNDNNSSEVANLQQSNLTHEEQLNQGNQSFSTLYTNSENEQGVDQVTDWRVLDKFVASQLSNEDAATTSASLQKNAKDTSNVEYQVDEEKDQKRVSDMGEEYAASTSSSCQNDLWK